The stretch of DNA CGTCGCACTTGACGCCGCACTCGATGCCTCGCTCGTCCTCGCCAAGCGCGAGGACGAAGGCGAGCCCGTCTCCGCGCTCGCAAGCGCTGGCGAGGAAGCGAGCACGACTGGCGGCCCGACGCCGGCAGTCACCGACGGTGGGACCGACGACTCGAGTGCCGACACGACCGGCCAGTCCGCAGCCACTGGAGGTAACAATCGATGACCGTCGACGTGCAGTATTACGTGATGCTGTCGATGGCAGTGTTCTGTATCGGGCTGTTCGGGGTGTTGACGCGTCGTAACGCACTGTTGTTCCTGATGTCCGTCGAACTCATGTTGAACGCGGCCAATATCAATTTGATCGCGTTCTCGTTCTATCACGGCAACCTCACCGGGCAGCTGTTCGCGCTGTTTACCATGGCGCTGGCTGCCGCTGAGGTGGCCGTCGGACTCGGGATCATCTTGGTGTTGTATCGTAACTTCCGTGACGTCGACGTTACGGTTCCAACGACGATGAGGTGGTAAGATGGCAGCAACAGCAA from Natrinema sp. HArc-T2 encodes:
- the nuoK gene encoding NADH-quinone oxidoreductase subunit NuoK, which encodes MTVDVQYYVMLSMAVFCIGLFGVLTRRNALLFLMSVELMLNAANINLIAFSFYHGNLTGQLFALFTMALAAAEVAVGLGIILVLYRNFRDVDVTVPTTMRW